From Primulina huaijiensis isolate GDHJ02 chromosome 15, ASM1229523v2, whole genome shotgun sequence, one genomic window encodes:
- the LOC140959005 gene encoding ubiquitin-conjugating enzyme E2 2, which translates to MSTPARKRLMRDFKRLQQDPPAGISGAPQDNNIMLWNAVIFGPDDTPWDGGTFKLTLQFTEDYPNKPPTVRFVSRMFHPNIYADGSICLDILQNQWSPIYDVAAILTSIQSLLCDPNPNSPANSEAARMFSENKREYNRRVRESVEQSWTAD; encoded by the exons ATGTCGACTCCAGCTAGGAAGAGGCTGATGAGGGACTTCAAGAGGTTGCAGCAGGACCCACCAGCAGGAATTAGTGGTGCACCGCAGGACAATAATATCATGCTCTGGAATGCAGTCATATTTGG TCCTGATGATACACCTTGGGATGGAG GAACGTTCAAGTTGACACTCCAGTTTACGGAAGACTATCCTAACAAACCACCAACAGTTAGATTTGTTTCTCGGATGTTCCATCCAAATA TTTATGCTGATGGAAGTATATGCTTGGACATCCTTCAAAATCAGTGGAGTCCTATCTATGATGTTGCAGCTATACTTACCTCTATCCAG TCATTGTTATGCGACCCAAATCCCAATTCTCCTGCGAATTCTGAAGCTGCTCGAATGTTCAGTGAGAACAAGCGAGAATATAATCGGAGAGTAAGGGAAAGTGTGGAACAAAGTTGGACGGCAGATTAA
- the LOC140958192 gene encoding uncharacterized protein — protein MRRGYDSWDIEFATALAASANAIHSIESQETGSRYPRKASTRRDEPLIRPAKTVSLRKPPQRDNRTSFFSMPTPILFGHERSKETSRVRRNNADSWEEAQMIKIRKRYDKMSAEIQAWEKEKKMKAKHRLERRETELEIKKSRNMKHYQSKILRIDRLAAEAKAKIEGKRRVQMSIAKEKASKMRSTGKVSVKYCFCF, from the exons ATGAGACGTGGATATGACTCATGGGATATCGAATTCGCCACCGCGCTGGCTGCGTCTGCTAATGCCATACATTCTATCGAATCGCAAGAAACCGGTTCCAGATATCCAAGGAAGGCAAGTACTAGAAGAGATGAGCCCTTGATCAGACCAGCCAAAACAG TTTCTCTGAGGAAACCACCTCAAAGGGATAATAGGACTTCATTCTTTTCGATGCCTACACCTATCCTATTCGGGCATGAAAGGTCGAAAGAAACTTCGAGGGTACGCAGGAATAATGCAGATTCTTGGGAAGAAGCTCAAATGATAAAGATTCGAAAACG ATATGATAAGATGAGCGCAGAGATTCAAGCTTGGGAGAAAGAGAAGAAGATGAAAGCAAAACATCGACTCGAAAGACGAGAG ACTGAATTGGAGAtcaaaaaatcaagaaacatgAAACATTACCAGAGCAAGATATTGAGGATCGATCGTTTAGCGGCTGAAGCAAAGGCAAAAATCGAGGGGAAAAGAAGAGTTCAAATGTCTATTGCGAAAGAAAAGGCAAGCAAAATGAGATCCACAGGAAAAGTTTCTGTCAAATATTGCTTCTGCTTCtaa